One genomic region from Asterias amurensis chromosome 7, ASM3211899v1 encodes:
- the LOC139939670 gene encoding PRELI domain-containing protein 2-like isoform X2: MKKYPTSKEQNVTEMKTVEEISDLKTGIEYKRRIASCKNVLPSIFRRIQVLNEKAVYLEEETWYDRRHKKLYVKSRSLTWNKYADSWEESEFSICPENEKWTQLKQSGGLHIKGFGILGGLVETFLQGFAKKGGMKAIQVMEELMMETVSD, from the exons TACCCAACGAGCAAAGAGCAGAATGTTACTGAAATGAAAACGGTTGAAGAAATATCAG ATCTTAAAACAGGTATAGAATACAAGCGGAGAATAGCATCCTGCAAAAATGTTCTTCCCTCAATATTTAGAAGG ATACAGGTTCTGAATGAGAAGGCTGTCTATCTTGAAGAGGAAACTTGGTACGACCGGCGACATAAGAAGCTCTATGTCAAGAGCAGAAGTCTGACATGGAACAAATATGCAGATTCATGGGAGGAGTCAGAGTTTTCAATCTGCCCAGAGAATGAGAAATG GACTCAGTTAAAACAATCAGGGGGTCTGCACATCAAAGGCTTTGGTATACTTGGAGGATTGGTGGAGACATTTCTTCAAGGGTTTGCCAAGAAAGGAGGGATGAAG GCAATTCAGGTAATGGAGGAATTAATGATGGAAACCGTGTCCGATTAA